The following coding sequences lie in one Gemmatimonadota bacterium genomic window:
- the murJ gene encoding murein biosynthesis integral membrane protein MurJ codes for MRRGASHVTVAVSLSRVAGLVRERFFAHYLGTSDAADAFGAAFRIPTLMESVLGERVFSSAFIPRYSRLLAEGAQEEARRLAWVVGSIHALIVTALVVAGVLSAPLLVGWIAPGFDAAKADLTVRLVRLLFPAVGLLVVGAWCLGVLNSHRRFFLPYAVPILSAVSITVALALAGRTGRANQVAVAAAWGALVGAALQVAVQLPAVLALVGAPRAGVEDPQHLREVARNAGPATVRGLIGRLGTWVEVAIAGFVSTGALALLNYSQLLYSLPVGLFTVAISAALLPELSAATADQATVAERLRGPLDSALRHTAFLLVACAVAFITLGDVIAAAVYQGGQFTSEDARFVWAILGASSVGLVGASMGGLHATAFYALGDAMTPLKASVWRLALRGVVGAVLAVPVVRWLGIDARWGAAGLGAALGVSGWVEFLLLRRWLDRRLGWTRPPGFVALLLKLWGIAALAAAAAWGVKLAVAPVGPILRAAVVLGTYGVIYLGVTTWAGVREAHTVWNQLRAWARL; via the coding sequence ATGCGACGCGGCGCCTCCCATGTGACGGTCGCCGTTTCACTCAGCCGGGTGGCGGGTCTGGTGCGCGAACGCTTCTTCGCGCACTACCTGGGCACCTCGGACGCCGCCGATGCCTTCGGAGCGGCATTCCGGATCCCGACGCTCATGGAGAGCGTCCTGGGCGAGCGGGTGTTTTCCTCCGCCTTCATCCCTCGCTACAGCCGTTTGCTGGCGGAGGGAGCCCAGGAGGAAGCCCGGCGCTTGGCCTGGGTGGTCGGCTCCATCCACGCGTTGATCGTGACTGCGCTGGTGGTTGCGGGTGTACTGTCCGCCCCGCTCCTGGTCGGGTGGATCGCACCCGGGTTCGACGCGGCCAAGGCCGACCTGACCGTCCGGCTGGTGCGACTCCTCTTCCCCGCAGTCGGTCTGCTGGTGGTGGGGGCCTGGTGTCTGGGCGTGCTCAACAGCCATCGACGCTTCTTCCTGCCCTACGCGGTGCCCATCCTCTCGGCGGTCTCCATCACCGTGGCGCTGGCGCTCGCGGGGCGCACGGGACGTGCGAACCAGGTGGCGGTGGCGGCGGCCTGGGGGGCGTTGGTGGGCGCCGCCCTGCAGGTCGCGGTGCAACTTCCGGCGGTCCTGGCGTTGGTGGGGGCGCCCCGCGCGGGTGTGGAGGATCCGCAGCACCTGAGGGAGGTTGCGCGCAACGCCGGACCTGCCACGGTTCGAGGGCTGATCGGTCGCCTCGGCACCTGGGTGGAGGTGGCCATCGCGGGGTTCGTGTCCACGGGGGCGCTGGCGCTGTTGAACTACTCGCAGCTGCTCTACTCCCTGCCCGTCGGTCTCTTCACCGTCGCCATCTCCGCCGCGCTACTGCCCGAACTCTCGGCGGCGACGGCGGACCAGGCTACGGTGGCCGAACGACTGCGAGGCCCGCTCGACAGTGCGCTCCGGCACACGGCGTTTCTGCTGGTGGCCTGCGCAGTTGCGTTCATCACTCTGGGGGATGTGATCGCGGCGGCCGTCTACCAGGGAGGGCAATTCACGTCCGAGGATGCGCGCTTCGTGTGGGCGATCCTGGGTGCGTCTTCGGTCGGCTTGGTGGGTGCGTCCATGGGGGGCCTGCACGCCACCGCGTTCTATGCGTTGGGGGACGCGATGACGCCGCTCAAGGCGTCCGTGTGGCGTCTGGCGCTCCGCGGTGTCGTGGGGGCGGTGCTGGCCGTCCCCGTGGTCCGTTGGCTGGGCATCGACGCTCGCTGGGGCGCGGCCGGTCTGGGGGCAGCGTTGGGAGTGAGTGGCTGGGTGGAGTTCCTCCTCTTGCGCCGTTGGCTGGATCGGCGGCTCGGGTGGACGCGACCACCCGGGTTCGTCGCGCTCCTCCTCAAGCTGTGGGGCATCGCCGCCTTGGCCGCGGCAGCGGCCTGGGGCGTGAAGCTGGCTGTGGCTCCGGTTGGACCGATCCTGCGGGCCGCCGTGGTGCTCGGCACCTACGGGGTCATCTATCTGGGGGTCACCACCTGGGCGGGCGTGCGCGAAGCCCACACAGTCTGGAACCAGCTACGCGCCTGGGCTCGCCTCTGA